The following are encoded together in the Carettochelys insculpta isolate YL-2023 chromosome 24, ASM3395843v1, whole genome shotgun sequence genome:
- the SH3BGRL3 gene encoding SH3 domain-binding glutamic acid-rich-like protein 3, whose translation MSGLKVYSTSVTGSREIKSQQGEVTRILDGKNIKYELVDISQDNALREEMRARSGNPKAIPPQIFNGDHYCGDYELFVEAVEQNTLQEFLKLA comes from the exons ATGTCCGGCCTCAAGGTCTACAGCACCTCGGTGACCGGCTCCAGGGAG ATTAAGTCCCAGCAGGGTGAAGTGACCAGGATCCTAGATGGGAAGAATATCAAGTATGAGCTGGTGGATATCTCCCAGGACAATGCCCTGCGGGAGGAAATGAGGGCCAGGTCAGGCAATCCCAAAGCCATTCCTCCCCAGATATTCAACGGAGACCATTACTGTGGG GACTATGAGTTGTTTGTGGAGGCCGTGGAACAGAACACCCTGCAGGAGTTCCTGAAGTTAGCCTGA
- the UBXN11 gene encoding UBX domain-containing protein 11 isoform X2, with product MELMSSMMQKIALLEQKVKSQAQEIQLKARKVAELEKKVKILQKGNGLSYADSLESNRREELEVMCLQLQNQVWEMERFLNDYGLIWVGERKEQLEELKSLKKQENQPAGALWKPGDSTVSNYPINFDLILENLKDLNVLAGEGVSQIEHTAGGARLRQPEAISLTFYQNGIIMFNGPFRSYDEPSTQVTDKRDVFFRERQLSENFPGQGQVVGHLRSSEVKETSEVPGPKLSLEQFLNKLPKSLVRDAKVIDIRRPIKETLQGSDGTRSSEVILVETPSIGTMKERLKVAEQDQPPASNISTLRIKSETGEQTYIVKMLFTETIGDLRQHLAQSRGGERQPYEIISTFPQRVYTDNTMTLQECGLIPNASLLLREKIPSAQEGQGRR from the exons ATGGAGCTCATGTCTTCCATGATGCAAAAAATTGCTTTGTTGGAACAAAAAGTAAAGAGCCAAGCGCAAGAAATCCAGCTGAAG GCTAGAAAGGTTGCTGAACTTGAAAAGAAGGTGAAGATCCTCCAGAAAGGAAATG GTCTCTCTTATGCCGATTCCCTTGAGTCAAACAGAAGAGAGGAGCTGGAAGTGATGTGTCTTCAGCTGCAGAATCAGGTCTGGGAAATGGAG CGGTTTCTGAATGACTATGGATTGATTTGGGTTGGAGAGAGGAAAGAACAGctagaagagctgaaatcattgaAGAAGCAGGAAAATCAGCCAGCAGGGGCTCTCTGGAAACCAG GCGATTCAACTGTTTCAAATTACCCAAtcaattttgatttaattttggaaAACCTGAAAGATTTAAATGTGCTGGCCGGGGAAGGCGTGTCTCAAATTGAGCATACAGCAGGAGGTGCCAGACTAAGGCAGCCCGAAGCAATATCCCTCACTTTTTATCAGAATGGGATCATCATGTTCAATGGACCCTTCCGGTCATACGATGAGCCGTCCACGCAG GTCACTGACAAGAGAGACGTTTTCTTTCGGGAGAGGCAACTGTCGGAGAACTttcctggccaggggcaggtAGTTGGCCATTTGAGGTCAAGTGAGGTGAAAGAAACCAGTGAGGTCCCAG GTCCCAAGCTCTCACTGGAGCAGTTTCTCAACAAACTTCCCAAATCCTTGGTCCGGGATGCAAAAGTGATTGATATCCGACGGCCAATCAAGGAAACTCTGCAG GGCTCTGATGGGACACGTAGCAGCGAAGTGATCCTGGTGGAAACACCCAGCATTGGGACAATGAAGGAGAG GTTGAAGGTAGCCGAGCAGgatcagcctccagcctccaaCATTTCCACTCTCCGGATAAAATCTGAGACTGGGGAGCAGACATACATTGTAAAAATGCTCTTCACAGAGACCATAGGAGACCTGCGCCAGCACCTCGCCCAGAGCAG GGGTGGAGAACGACAGCCCTATGAGATCATCAGCACCTTTCCCCAGAGAGTGTATACGGACAACACCATGACCCTGCAGGAGTGTGGACTGATTCCTAACGCTTCCCTGCTGCTGCGGGAAAAGATCCCTTCTgcccaggagggccagggccGCAGATAG
- the UBXN11 gene encoding UBX domain-containing protein 11 isoform X1 has protein sequence MELMSSMMQKIALLEQKVKSQAQEIQLKARKVAELEKKVKILQKGNGLSYADSLESNRREELEVMCLQLQNQVWEMERFLNDYGLIWVGERKEQLEELKSLKKQENQPAGALWKPGDSTVSNYPINFDLILENLKDLNVLAGEGVSQIEHTAGGARLRQPEAISLTFYQNGIIMFNGPFRSYDEPSTQQFLQDIVDGYFPSELQSRYPEGIPFQVTDKRDVFFRERQLSENFPGQGQVVGHLRSSEVKETSEVPGPKLSLEQFLNKLPKSLVRDAKVIDIRRPIKETLQGSDGTRSSEVILVETPSIGTMKERLKVAEQDQPPASNISTLRIKSETGEQTYIVKMLFTETIGDLRQHLAQSRGGERQPYEIISTFPQRVYTDNTMTLQECGLIPNASLLLREKIPSAQEGQGRR, from the exons ATGGAGCTCATGTCTTCCATGATGCAAAAAATTGCTTTGTTGGAACAAAAAGTAAAGAGCCAAGCGCAAGAAATCCAGCTGAAG GCTAGAAAGGTTGCTGAACTTGAAAAGAAGGTGAAGATCCTCCAGAAAGGAAATG GTCTCTCTTATGCCGATTCCCTTGAGTCAAACAGAAGAGAGGAGCTGGAAGTGATGTGTCTTCAGCTGCAGAATCAGGTCTGGGAAATGGAG CGGTTTCTGAATGACTATGGATTGATTTGGGTTGGAGAGAGGAAAGAACAGctagaagagctgaaatcattgaAGAAGCAGGAAAATCAGCCAGCAGGGGCTCTCTGGAAACCAG GCGATTCAACTGTTTCAAATTACCCAAtcaattttgatttaattttggaaAACCTGAAAGATTTAAATGTGCTGGCCGGGGAAGGCGTGTCTCAAATTGAGCATACAGCAGGAGGTGCCAGACTAAGGCAGCCCGAAGCAATATCCCTCACTTTTTATCAGAATGGGATCATCATGTTCAATGGACCCTTCCGGTCATACGATGAGCCGTCCACGCAG CAATTCCTTCAAGATATCGTGGACGGCTATTTTCCCTCAGAGCTACAATCACGCTATCCAGAGGGCATTCCTTTTCAG GTCACTGACAAGAGAGACGTTTTCTTTCGGGAGAGGCAACTGTCGGAGAACTttcctggccaggggcaggtAGTTGGCCATTTGAGGTCAAGTGAGGTGAAAGAAACCAGTGAGGTCCCAG GTCCCAAGCTCTCACTGGAGCAGTTTCTCAACAAACTTCCCAAATCCTTGGTCCGGGATGCAAAAGTGATTGATATCCGACGGCCAATCAAGGAAACTCTGCAG GGCTCTGATGGGACACGTAGCAGCGAAGTGATCCTGGTGGAAACACCCAGCATTGGGACAATGAAGGAGAG GTTGAAGGTAGCCGAGCAGgatcagcctccagcctccaaCATTTCCACTCTCCGGATAAAATCTGAGACTGGGGAGCAGACATACATTGTAAAAATGCTCTTCACAGAGACCATAGGAGACCTGCGCCAGCACCTCGCCCAGAGCAG GGGTGGAGAACGACAGCCCTATGAGATCATCAGCACCTTTCCCCAGAGAGTGTATACGGACAACACCATGACCCTGCAGGAGTGTGGACTGATTCCTAACGCTTCCCTGCTGCTGCGGGAAAAGATCCCTTCTgcccaggagggccagggccGCAGATAG
- the UBXN11 gene encoding UBX domain-containing protein 11 isoform X3, with the protein MQLLESRKCYSSCSRFLNDYGLIWVGERKEQLEELKSLKKQENQPAGALWKPGDSTVSNYPINFDLILENLKDLNVLAGEGVSQIEHTAGGARLRQPEAISLTFYQNGIIMFNGPFRSYDEPSTQQFLQDIVDGYFPSELQSRYPEGIPFQVTDKRDVFFRERQLSENFPGQGQVVGHLRSSEVKETSEVPGPKLSLEQFLNKLPKSLVRDAKVIDIRRPIKETLQGSDGTRSSEVILVETPSIGTMKERLKVAEQDQPPASNISTLRIKSETGEQTYIVKMLFTETIGDLRQHLAQSRGGERQPYEIISTFPQRVYTDNTMTLQECGLIPNASLLLREKIPSAQEGQGRR; encoded by the exons ATGCAACTTTTGGAGTCCAGGAAATGCTACTCTTCCTGTTCA CGGTTTCTGAATGACTATGGATTGATTTGGGTTGGAGAGAGGAAAGAACAGctagaagagctgaaatcattgaAGAAGCAGGAAAATCAGCCAGCAGGGGCTCTCTGGAAACCAG GCGATTCAACTGTTTCAAATTACCCAAtcaattttgatttaattttggaaAACCTGAAAGATTTAAATGTGCTGGCCGGGGAAGGCGTGTCTCAAATTGAGCATACAGCAGGAGGTGCCAGACTAAGGCAGCCCGAAGCAATATCCCTCACTTTTTATCAGAATGGGATCATCATGTTCAATGGACCCTTCCGGTCATACGATGAGCCGTCCACGCAG CAATTCCTTCAAGATATCGTGGACGGCTATTTTCCCTCAGAGCTACAATCACGCTATCCAGAGGGCATTCCTTTTCAG GTCACTGACAAGAGAGACGTTTTCTTTCGGGAGAGGCAACTGTCGGAGAACTttcctggccaggggcaggtAGTTGGCCATTTGAGGTCAAGTGAGGTGAAAGAAACCAGTGAGGTCCCAG GTCCCAAGCTCTCACTGGAGCAGTTTCTCAACAAACTTCCCAAATCCTTGGTCCGGGATGCAAAAGTGATTGATATCCGACGGCCAATCAAGGAAACTCTGCAG GGCTCTGATGGGACACGTAGCAGCGAAGTGATCCTGGTGGAAACACCCAGCATTGGGACAATGAAGGAGAG GTTGAAGGTAGCCGAGCAGgatcagcctccagcctccaaCATTTCCACTCTCCGGATAAAATCTGAGACTGGGGAGCAGACATACATTGTAAAAATGCTCTTCACAGAGACCATAGGAGACCTGCGCCAGCACCTCGCCCAGAGCAG GGGTGGAGAACGACAGCCCTATGAGATCATCAGCACCTTTCCCCAGAGAGTGTATACGGACAACACCATGACCCTGCAGGAGTGTGGACTGATTCCTAACGCTTCCCTGCTGCTGCGGGAAAAGATCCCTTCTgcccaggagggccagggccGCAGATAG